ATTATTATATTCCTTCTAGTGTGAATGGAAGGAAGAATTAAGTCTCGCCAACATTATGAACCTGAATTTCCTACACCTAACCATCACCACACCGGGACCAACACATCACAAATCATATTCGATAATGGATAAACTCTGGAACTGTAAAAAGATAAACTTCATTTGttactggagatggtaaattaACCGTTAATCTCCATCATCAAATGCAAACACATGAACTTCCAGTTGAAGCAGTTCAATGAACAGAATCACACAtccacataaaataaaaaaaagaatagtgCCACACTACATAAGACGCTTTTGTAGCTTGAAAAATAGTGCAAATGAAGAAACAGTAATTCTCTTTACCAGCCAAGCTAATTACTCCAATTCAAACGCTCTTAAAGCTTGTTAATGAGCTGTTTTGCTCGGTGAAAAGGTATCATCAGTACCCCTGAAAGTGTTTCACCATACACTAATTGCATATAAAGCCAAAAATTATTTATCAAATTCATTGTCGGGCCAGGTGCCTGCTACCCTACTATACCACACCCATAACAGGTAACTATCCTAGTGTATTTCGTGCTTAAATTCTAGTTGTTAAACCCTTGCAACCGTTCCACTCCAAGTAAAGCCAATTCATTCCAATACTAAATCAATTCAAATTTATACAGCCCAATAATTACTTAACTATATTCACTCGACCTTTAATTGATCCAACAAAAAATCACCTTCAACCTTTCCAATAATCCAACACAGAAATAAAAACTACAATAACCAATGACTAAaaatcaatcaagaattcataaACAGGTCGAAGATACCTAGTAGTTCCATTATCAGGGTTGTGACTGATGACAATAGCATAATCACCAGAGCATCTAGCAAAAACACCACGGTCACCAACTTTGTGTTCCACGTTACAAACGACAGCACCTTCAGGGATAGATCTAAGTGCCAACACATTACCCACCATTAGATTAGCTTTTTTACCACAGTAAATAAACTGACCAGTGTACATCCCCTCAGCAGCAACGAACAACTCTTTCTGGTGCTTGTAACGGAACGGGTGACGGAATGTTACGCGTGCCAACGGTGCACCCCTACCTGGGTCATGTATGATTTCTGAGACCACACCTTTAAGGTAACCGTTCCGTTCACCGTAATCGAGCGAACGGAATTTGGCAGGGCCCTTACGGTGGTGAGTGTGGGATTTGAAAACGGAGCCTGCTCCCTTACGTTGTGCTCTGATAACACGACCCATTTCGGCGTTCTCAGTTTGGCCCTCTGCTCACTCTATGAAGggatagaggaagaaatgaaatAAGAAGAAGGGAAACTAGGGTTTTAGAGGAGGGGGGCCGTATGAAGCTTATGGGCTACTGGGCTAGGTTTGCACTAAGTTGTACTTTGGGTCGCGATAAATGAGCCCATACTTATCGGCTGATTTACGCAAATGtcccattttttaaattttgactcTATTTTGTAGAGTTGCACAAGTATAACCCCTGGGAATTATCCATTAGGATCTAATGTATGCTTATATAGCTTTCAGTTTGCtcacaaaatattaaattatggtCCAACATTtgatataattaataaaatattagaCTGTAGTCTATcgtttttcaaaaaaagaaaaaaatagtttgcTAGAAAAGATACTTAGACCGTGCTCTAAAAGGTTCTCcaattgcaagaaaaataaagaggatAATTTACTAAACAGCTGATACAGAAAAGGACAACCAACAAAAATTTTACTTACTTATCTAATATTTCTCCTAGCTAactgtttttttcatttttgccCACTCCATAGTTTTTTCTTTGGAATTTTTACACTGCAAAAAAATGCTGGATGGacttattttaaattactatttatATTTTGATCCAGTTTAAACTTTTTTAGAAAATAACATTTGCATCAGAATTCTGAAGCACGTTCACCAAAATTTTGAAGCACTATAAAATTCTGACTTTCACCAGAATTTTGAGGTACTAGAAATTCTAATAATTGTCAGATTTTTCAGGCAGAATACTATAAAATTTTGGTTATCCCTCAGTATATGTAGAAAAATTATGAATATTACCATAATTGCTGAAATTCTGCGTAGGATGCTTTAGAATTATGGAAATCGGAGAAAATTCTGTCCAACGTATTTTATAATTCTGACATGAGTCTTTTTAAGTTGTGTTAATAGGGTAAAAAAGTTCAATAGTGGCACCATATTTTTCATCCTCTCTTATAACGGCCAACAAAACCCACGACAAAAATTAATCccaatttatattttatacaaaTTATAACCAGTATAATTTATGTGTATATATTTATACACTGACTATGTACTTATTGTACACTGATTGTATTATACACTAAGCATACAAAGAGCGATAGCTGTAAACAGTTATGGCTACGTGGGTGAAAATATTTTTAGCCGCATGGTTAAAAATGGTAACATCCCGAACTTTACCATATTTCAGCTTTCTCCATTTGGTCCATCTATGGAGAAATTAAATGAGGAAATGATTCCCATACACTAAATAACTTTAATATGTAAATAGTGCCTTTAGTTGTTGGATAAAAGTATACTATTTCTGAAGCAAATTAAATTTTAGAAAAGCAATTGTTTTTTTATAATAGTTTGATGTAAACACatattacaattttttttttaaatccctCCCAATTTAAGAGAATCTATAGTGTTTTCACACTTTCCCTCTAGCGTGACTCGAACTCAAGACCTAACGGTCGTGGGTGGAGGTGGTTTAGTCTTAATTGAGATATCAACCTTCCAAGTGACCAAAACTTAATTTCACTTTGATAACTTTACCATATTTCAAGGAAAATATATAACCATGAAAGAAACGAATTTTTTTTCCTCATGGAGTATGGACAGGCAGGTGCACAAGGTATTCCACGTTTACGCACG
Above is a window of Nicotiana tabacum cultivar K326 chromosome 8, ASM71507v2, whole genome shotgun sequence DNA encoding:
- the LOC107769978 gene encoding large ribosomal subunit protein uL2-like; protein product: MGRVIRAQRKGAGSVFKSHTHHRKGPAKFRSLDYGERNGYLKGVVSEIIHDPGRGAPLARVTFRHPFRYKHQKELFVAAEGMYTGQFIYCGKKANLMVGNVLALRSIPEGAVVCNVEHKVGDRGVFARCSGDYAIVISHNPDNGTTRIKLPSGAKKIVPSGCRAMIGQVAGGGRTEKPMLKAGNAYHKYRVKRNCWPKVRGVAMNPVEHPHGGGNHQHIGHASTVRRDAPPGQKVGLIAARRTGRLRGQAAATAAKADKA